A genome region from Arachis duranensis cultivar V14167 chromosome 6, aradu.V14167.gnm2.J7QH, whole genome shotgun sequence includes the following:
- the LOC107495794 gene encoding uncharacterized protein LOC107495794 isoform X1, protein MVTEGPAIEALGSLFKITQVFLWDDGSPGSLPLEGSKSAEVHGNGNDNDNENDSSNLVPDWSDLLEPEDLELNKQMSELGLPLSFHTTKEKSGPGKGKKKGSRSKLRRTCHTAEEVVSAAEFHDKASSSVSCVSMLGQSESSYCSVVEIDMTRCASVEGDNSACCTAEKHDEDIIEAATNETPDSDSLINNACVDLKIPPALATGVSAGSHLTSPSASYCGIKHDESLIGVECLEISPIVSKETTESETICNDDDAGTWHPPTNESELVTMSIEGTGCGQINMSNYLGELGDWMVFWDTFYMRKYFYNTTTQTSTWDPPPGMEHLAIVESIELDDGRALKEAEECKTQNNTKAPHETLIEEESEGKQHDEYSTSIGVGGKLVSDLTTHSEEQLVDHSDEYLERSSSNGGVSCSSVSNAMEHTISSNEGNIQAASEVNYKHLENMVIDTPEYIEFDPSTSKEGNKVKRRHRQRRKSYSETEVQFQEMPEEYPAAIGKYWWQRYILFSRFDDGVKMDEEGWFSVTPEPIARHQAERCASGIIIDCFVGVGGNAIQFVKSCNHVIAIDIDPLKIDYARHNAAIYGVDDQINFIIGDFFVLAPKLKADTVFLSPPWGGPDYLKVATYDMKTMLKPHDGFTLFNLAKEIASKVVMFLPRNVDFNQLAELSLSTSPPWSLEVEKVHLNGKLKAITAYFSDTRVGGCSMNKHIRFCSSSSDEESGSLQ, encoded by the exons ATGGTTACGGAAGGACCAGCCATCGAAGCTCTCGGTTCTCTCTTCAAAATCACACAAGTCTTTCTATG GGATGATGGTTCTCCGGGTTCTCTCCCACTAGAAGGCTCT AAATCGGCTGAAGTTCATGGCAATGGCAATGACAATGACAATGAAAATGACAGCTCGAACCTTGTTCCTG ATTGGAGCGATCTTCTCGAACCTGAGGATTTGGAACTTAACAAACAGATGAGTGAATTGGGTCTCCCTCTTTCCTTTCACACAACCAAAGAG AAAAGTGGACCAGGGAAAGGTAAAAAAAAGGGCTCACGTTCAAAGCTTCGGCGTACTTGTCATACTGCAGAGGAGGTTGTATCTGCTGCTGAATTTCATGATAAGGCAAGCAGTTCTGTATCTTGTGTATCAATGCTGGGCCAAAGTGAATCATCTTACTGCAGTGTAGTGGAGATTGATATGACTCGATGTGCCTCTGTTGAAGGAGATAATTCAGCATGCTGCACTGCAGAGAAACATGATGAAGATATAATTGAGGCAGCAACTAATGAAACCCCGGATAGTGACTCTCTAATCAACAATGCATGTGTTGATTTAAAAATTCCACCAGCTTTGGCCACCGGAGTCTCTGCTGGAAGCCACTTGACAAGTCCCAGCGCCAGTTATTGTGGGATAAAACACGATGAAAGCTTAATTGGCGTTGAATGTTTAGAAATTTCACCAATTGTTAGCAAAGAGACGACCGAGAGTGAGACCATTtgcaatgatgatgatgctggCACTTGGCATCCACCAACTAATGAATCAGAATTGGTTACCATGAGTATAGAAGGGACTGGATGTGGCCAAATCAACATGTCAAATTATCTTGGCGAACTCGGAGATTGGATGGTGTTTTGGGATACTTTCTACATGAGAAAATACTTCTATAATACCACAACACAGACTTCTACATGGGACCCACCCCCAGGGATGGAGCATCTAGCAATTGTTGAGTCCATTGAATTAGACGATGGCAGGGCTTTAAAGGAAGCAGAGGAGtgcaaaacacaaaataacactAAAGCACCCCATGAAACCTTGATTGAAGAGGAGTCAGAAGGAAAGCAACATGATGAGTATTCAACTAGTATCGGAGTTGGTGGCAAGTTGGTTTCCGATCTCACTACACATAGCGAGGAGCAATTGGTGGATCATTCTGATGAGTATCTTGAGAGAAGTAgttccaacggtggagtttcatGCTCCTCAGTATCAAATGCTATGGAGCACACAATTAG TTCCAATGAAGGAAACATACAGGCAGCATCAGAGGTTAATTATAAACACTTAGAAAACATGGTTATTGATACACCTGAATATATCGAGTTTGATCCATCCACGTCAAAAGAGGGCAATAAAGTGAAAAGGAGACATAGGCAGAGAAGAAAATCCTATAGTGAAACTGAAg TTCAATTTCAAGAAATGCCTGAAGAGTATCCTGCTGCAATTGGCAAATATTGGTGGCAGAGATATATTTTGTTCTCTAGATTTGATGATGGTGTAAAAATGGATGAGGAAGGATGGTTTTCTGTCACTCCAGAGCCTATTGCTCGACATCAAGCAGAGCGTTGTGCTAGTGGCATTATAATTGACTGTTTTGTTGGTGTTGGTGGGAATGCTATCCAATTTGTGAAGAG TTGCAATCATGTGATAGCGATTGATATTGATCCGCTGAAGATTGATTATGCTAGGCATAATGCTGCCATTTATGGGGTGGATGATCAAATTAACTTCATAATCGGTGACTTCTTTGTCTTGGCACCTAAGTTAAAG GCCGATACGGTTTTCTTGTCTCCACCTTGGGGAGGACCTGATTATTTAAAGGTTGCGACTTATGACATGAAGACAATGCTTAAACCGCATGATGG ATTTACTCTGTTCAATCTTGCAAAGGAGATTGCTTCCAAAGTTGTAATGTTCCTTCCAAGAAATGTAGATTTCAATCAATTGGCAGAGTTATCTCTATCTACCAGTCCACCATGGTCACTAGAG GTGGAGAAAGTTCACTTAAATGGAAAACTGAAGGCGATCACTGCATATTTCAGCGACACAAGAGTTGGAGGTTGCTCGATGAATAAACACATTCGCTTCTGCTCAAgctcaagtgatgaagaatcaGGATCCCTGCAATGA
- the LOC107495795 gene encoding THO complex subunit 5A, which produces MRTVEDGGGIEDEEMVVPTAESGSRDSNASSSEECPFRLLRDAKASAESIVSEMLSFKRDGKPKSLLRELISQMLLQFLNLRQINRSILVEEERVRSETESAKVPLESTTLQLHNLMYEKSYYVKAIKACKELTTKYPDIELVSEEEFFRDAPEEVKGCVLSNHSAHDLMLKRLNFELSQRKKLCKLHEKLEQKKKTLSETIAKRKKFLSTLPSNFKPLKKASLPVQNQLGLEHTKKIKRHHSAELLPQPLYVIFSQLSAQKEAFGEAIDLEIIGNVKDAQALAHHQALKDNGISTCSELEDDEHDEDAQRPGKRPRRVQDRESLDQAGIFEVHPLQIVLHVYDNEVSELKSAKLITLKFEYILQLNIICVGTEESNNGPENDILCNLFPDDTGCELPHQSAKLVVGDSIMFIRDRTSRPYKWAQHLAGINFLPEVSPLLLMSRETQENSDAAKDEDVISGFLPNRQHIRVHTILQRIRSKRKTQLALS; this is translated from the exons ATGAGAACAGTTGAAGACGGTGGCGGCATAGAGGACGAGGAGATGGTGGTTCCGACGGCGGAAAGCGGAAGCAGAGACTCCAATGCTTCTTCATCGGAGGAATGTCCGTTCCGGTTGCTGCGAGACGCGAAGGCTTCTGCAGAGAGCATCGTGTCGGAGATGCTGTCTTTTAAAAGAGATGGAAAACCTAAATCGCTCCTCAGAGAACTCATTTCTCAGATGCTCCTCCAATTCCTCAATCTCCGTCAG ATAAATCGTTCTATACTGGTTGAGGAAGAACGTGTTAGAAGCGAAACTGAGAGTGCAAAGGTGCCTTTGGAGTCTACAACCCTGCAGCTTCACAATCTGATGTATGAGAAGAGTTATTATGTCAAAGCAATAAAGgcttgcaaagaattaacaacaaaatATCCTGATATTGAATTGGTGTCCGAGGAAGAGTTTTTTCGTGATGCGCCTGAAGAAGTCAAGGGCTGTGTTCTGTCAAATCACAGTGCTCATGATCTGATGCTTAAAAGGCTCAATTTTGAGCTATCCCAG cGCAAAAAGCTCTGTAAACTTCATGAAAAACtagaacaaaagaagaaaacccTTTCGGAGACAATTGCAAAGCGAAAGAAGTTTTTGTCAACTCTCCCTTCAAATTTCAAGCCTCTTAAGAAAGCTTCCTTACCAGTACAAAATCAACTAGGCTTGGAGCATACTAAGAAAATAAAGCGGCATCATTCTGCGGAATTGCTTCCACAACCTCTTTATGTAATTTTCTCACAGTTGTCAGCTCAAAAGGAAGCATTTGGAGAAGCTATTGATCTGGAGATTATAGGAAACGTGAAAGATGCTCAAGCTTTAGCACATCATCAAGCTCTTAAGGACAATG GTATTTCCACATGTTCCGAATTGGAAGATGATGAACATGATGAAGATGCTCAGAGACCGGGCAAAAGGCCGAGGAGGGTTCAAGACAGAGAGAGTCTTGACCAGGCAGGAATATTTGAAGTTCATCCACTTCAAATTGTTCTCCATGTTTATGACAATGAGGTTTCTGAACTGAAGTCTGCAAAACTCATTACTCTGAAATTCGAATACATATTGCAGTTGAATATTATATGTGTTGGAACGGAAGAATCCAACAATGGTCCAGAGAATGACATTTTATGCAATTTATTCCCTGACGACACTGGTTGCGAGCTTCCTCACCAG TCAGCCAAACTCGTTGTTGGGGATTCCATAATGTTCATTCGTGATAGAACTTCCCGCCCTTACAAATGGGCTCAACACCTTGCCGGAATCAATTTCTTGCCAGAGGTGTCTCCTCTGCTGCTGATGAGCCGTGAAACTCAAGAGAACAGTGATGCAGCCAAGGATGAAGATGTTATATCTGGCTTTTTGCCAAACCGCCAACACATCCGAGTACATACAATTCTGCAGAGAATTCGTTCAAAGAGAAAAACTCAGTTGGCTCTCTCCTGA
- the LOC107495794 gene encoding uncharacterized protein LOC107495794 isoform X2 → MLGQSESSYCSVVEIDMTRCASVEGDNSACCTAEKHDEDIIEAATNETPDSDSLINNACVDLKIPPALATGVSAGSHLTSPSASYCGIKHDESLIGVECLEISPIVSKETTESETICNDDDAGTWHPPTNESELVTMSIEGTGCGQINMSNYLGELGDWMVFWDTFYMRKYFYNTTTQTSTWDPPPGMEHLAIVESIELDDGRALKEAEECKTQNNTKAPHETLIEEESEGKQHDEYSTSIGVGGKLVSDLTTHSEEQLVDHSDEYLERSSSNGGVSCSSVSNAMEHTISSNEGNIQAASEVNYKHLENMVIDTPEYIEFDPSTSKEGNKVKRRHRQRRKSYSETEVQFQEMPEEYPAAIGKYWWQRYILFSRFDDGVKMDEEGWFSVTPEPIARHQAERCASGIIIDCFVGVGGNAIQFVKSCNHVIAIDIDPLKIDYARHNAAIYGVDDQINFIIGDFFVLAPKLKADTVFLSPPWGGPDYLKVATYDMKTMLKPHDGFTLFNLAKEIASKVVMFLPRNVDFNQLAELSLSTSPPWSLEVEKVHLNGKLKAITAYFSDTRVGGCSMNKHIRFCSSSSDEESGSLQ, encoded by the exons ATGCTGGGCCAAAGTGAATCATCTTACTGCAGTGTAGTGGAGATTGATATGACTCGATGTGCCTCTGTTGAAGGAGATAATTCAGCATGCTGCACTGCAGAGAAACATGATGAAGATATAATTGAGGCAGCAACTAATGAAACCCCGGATAGTGACTCTCTAATCAACAATGCATGTGTTGATTTAAAAATTCCACCAGCTTTGGCCACCGGAGTCTCTGCTGGAAGCCACTTGACAAGTCCCAGCGCCAGTTATTGTGGGATAAAACACGATGAAAGCTTAATTGGCGTTGAATGTTTAGAAATTTCACCAATTGTTAGCAAAGAGACGACCGAGAGTGAGACCATTtgcaatgatgatgatgctggCACTTGGCATCCACCAACTAATGAATCAGAATTGGTTACCATGAGTATAGAAGGGACTGGATGTGGCCAAATCAACATGTCAAATTATCTTGGCGAACTCGGAGATTGGATGGTGTTTTGGGATACTTTCTACATGAGAAAATACTTCTATAATACCACAACACAGACTTCTACATGGGACCCACCCCCAGGGATGGAGCATCTAGCAATTGTTGAGTCCATTGAATTAGACGATGGCAGGGCTTTAAAGGAAGCAGAGGAGtgcaaaacacaaaataacactAAAGCACCCCATGAAACCTTGATTGAAGAGGAGTCAGAAGGAAAGCAACATGATGAGTATTCAACTAGTATCGGAGTTGGTGGCAAGTTGGTTTCCGATCTCACTACACATAGCGAGGAGCAATTGGTGGATCATTCTGATGAGTATCTTGAGAGAAGTAgttccaacggtggagtttcatGCTCCTCAGTATCAAATGCTATGGAGCACACAATTAG TTCCAATGAAGGAAACATACAGGCAGCATCAGAGGTTAATTATAAACACTTAGAAAACATGGTTATTGATACACCTGAATATATCGAGTTTGATCCATCCACGTCAAAAGAGGGCAATAAAGTGAAAAGGAGACATAGGCAGAGAAGAAAATCCTATAGTGAAACTGAAg TTCAATTTCAAGAAATGCCTGAAGAGTATCCTGCTGCAATTGGCAAATATTGGTGGCAGAGATATATTTTGTTCTCTAGATTTGATGATGGTGTAAAAATGGATGAGGAAGGATGGTTTTCTGTCACTCCAGAGCCTATTGCTCGACATCAAGCAGAGCGTTGTGCTAGTGGCATTATAATTGACTGTTTTGTTGGTGTTGGTGGGAATGCTATCCAATTTGTGAAGAG TTGCAATCATGTGATAGCGATTGATATTGATCCGCTGAAGATTGATTATGCTAGGCATAATGCTGCCATTTATGGGGTGGATGATCAAATTAACTTCATAATCGGTGACTTCTTTGTCTTGGCACCTAAGTTAAAG GCCGATACGGTTTTCTTGTCTCCACCTTGGGGAGGACCTGATTATTTAAAGGTTGCGACTTATGACATGAAGACAATGCTTAAACCGCATGATGG ATTTACTCTGTTCAATCTTGCAAAGGAGATTGCTTCCAAAGTTGTAATGTTCCTTCCAAGAAATGTAGATTTCAATCAATTGGCAGAGTTATCTCTATCTACCAGTCCACCATGGTCACTAGAG GTGGAGAAAGTTCACTTAAATGGAAAACTGAAGGCGATCACTGCATATTTCAGCGACACAAGAGTTGGAGGTTGCTCGATGAATAAACACATTCGCTTCTGCTCAAgctcaagtgatgaagaatcaGGATCCCTGCAATGA